One genomic window of Campylobacter fetus subsp. fetus includes the following:
- a CDS encoding ribonucleoside triphosphate reductase, with amino-acid sequence MKIIKRDGSLQDFASYKIENAITKAYKSALKEPNTALIKKVLSEVKDKMSVEEIQDIIEKTLFDSGDFTVMRNFMLYRHTHTMQRDGELDERTTYINSTQTIEEYIGKSDWRIMANSNTSYSNAGLINNTAGKVIANYWLDAVYSDHEGAAHRNGDYHIHDLDCLTGYCAGWSLRALLNEGFNGVRGRVESRAPSHFREALSQMANFLGILQSEWAGAQAFSSFDTYLAPYVFKDRLSDIEIKKALTSFIFNLNVPARWGQSPFTNVTIDITPPSDLADQIPTKNNEHLFLNLKDNELEKLCKQRGKNSLKDMTYSDFKPEMDRINIAFYDILTTGDKCSQPFTFPIPTVNLTEDFKWDSSVAKKIFENTAKMGSSYFQNFIGSQYTTDENGNKIPNEKAYKPGAVRSMCCRLQLDLRELLKRGGGLFGSAEMTGSIGVVTINLARLGYLFKGDKSAFYARLDELLELAKSTLEKKRKFINEMYQRGLYPYTARYLRNFNNHFSTIGINGANEMIRNFTDDKENITTKFGIGFTKELIEYLRAKMIEFQRTTGNLYNLEATPAEGTTYRFAKEDKKRYPDIIQAGFDDKVYYTNSTQLPADFGDDPFEALNLQDELQSSYTGGTVFHLYMREKLSSTKACQHLVKNIVENYKLPYITITPVFSVCPKHGYIAGEHEYCPKCDEEILNLA; translated from the coding sequence TTGAAGATAATTAAACGCGATGGAAGTTTGCAAGATTTTGCAAGTTATAAAATAGAAAATGCGATAACAAAAGCTTATAAAAGTGCTCTTAAAGAACCAAATACGGCGCTTATCAAAAAAGTATTGTCTGAGGTAAAAGACAAAATGAGCGTAGAAGAAATTCAAGATATTATAGAAAAAACTCTTTTTGATAGTGGTGATTTTACAGTAATGCGAAATTTTATGCTTTATCGTCATACTCATACTATGCAAAGAGACGGTGAGCTTGACGAAAGAACGACTTATATAAACTCGACTCAAACTATAGAAGAGTATATCGGAAAGTCTGATTGGCGTATTATGGCAAACTCAAATACGAGTTATTCAAACGCCGGACTTATCAATAACACCGCTGGAAAAGTCATTGCAAATTATTGGTTAGATGCTGTTTATAGCGATCATGAAGGAGCGGCTCATAGAAACGGAGATTATCATATACATGACCTTGATTGTTTGACTGGATACTGTGCTGGTTGGAGTCTTAGAGCCTTGTTAAATGAAGGATTTAACGGTGTTAGAGGCAGGGTCGAGAGCAGAGCGCCGAGTCATTTTAGAGAGGCTTTATCTCAAATGGCGAACTTTTTGGGAATTTTGCAAAGCGAATGGGCTGGAGCGCAAGCATTTAGTAGCTTTGATACATATCTTGCGCCGTATGTTTTTAAAGATCGATTAAGCGATATAGAAATCAAAAAAGCTCTTACTAGCTTTATTTTCAATCTAAATGTGCCGGCACGTTGGGGTCAAAGTCCATTTACGAATGTTACTATAGATATAACTCCGCCAAGCGATCTTGCCGATCAAATTCCTACAAAAAACAATGAGCATCTATTTTTAAATTTAAAAGATAACGAACTTGAAAAACTTTGCAAACAACGCGGTAAAAATAGTTTAAAAGATATGACTTACTCGGATTTTAAACCTGAAATGGATAGGATAAATATAGCATTTTATGATATTTTAACTACCGGAGATAAGTGTTCGCAGCCATTTACGTTTCCTATACCAACTGTAAATTTGACTGAGGATTTTAAGTGGGATAGCTCTGTGGCTAAAAAGATATTTGAAAATACCGCAAAAATGGGTTCGAGTTATTTTCAAAATTTTATCGGAAGTCAATATACGACAGATGAAAACGGCAATAAAATACCGAATGAAAAAGCCTATAAACCGGGTGCCGTTCGTTCTATGTGCTGTAGGCTTCAGCTGGATTTAAGAGAGCTTTTAAAACGCGGGGGAGGGCTTTTTGGAAGTGCCGAGATGACTGGAAGTATCGGCGTAGTTACTATAAATTTAGCGCGCCTAGGATATCTGTTTAAAGGTGATAAAAGTGCATTTTATGCAAGACTTGATGAACTGCTAGAGTTGGCAAAAAGTACTCTTGAAAAGAAGCGTAAATTTATAAATGAGATGTATCAAAGGGGACTTTATCCATATACCGCTAGATATCTTAGAAATTTTAATAACCATTTTAGTACAATAGGAATAAACGGCGCAAATGAGATGATACGCAATTTCACTGATGATAAAGAAAATATAACGACCAAATTCGGTATAGGGTTTACAAAAGAACTTATAGAATATCTAAGAGCTAAAATGATAGAGTTTCAAAGAACTACCGGAAATTTATATAATCTTGAAGCGACTCCTGCTGAAGGAACAACTTATCGCTTTGCTAAAGAAGATAAAAAACGTTATCCAGACATCATTCAAGCTGGATTTGATGATAAGGTGTATTATACAAACTCTACTCAGCTTCCGGCTGATTTCGGCGATGATCCTTTCGAGGCTTTAAATTTGCAAGATGAACTTCAAAGCAGTTATACGGGTGGAACTGTTTTTCACCTTTATATGCGTGAAAAACTAAGCAGTACAAAGGCTTGTCAGCATTTAGTGAAAAATATAGTGGAGAATTATAAACTTCCATATATTACGATAACTCCCGTGTTTAGCGTGTGTCCAAAACACGGGTATATCGCAGGCGAGCATGAGTATTGTCCAAAATGCGATGAGGAGATTTTGAATTTGGCCTAA
- a CDS encoding tetratricopeptide repeat protein, translating to MKKLVLVYILSTVLAFCKDYENGLKAYEKGDYKSAVISFQKACNKGNMNSCYTLGNLYVLNQGVKQDYKKAVKLFQKACDGGEAKACGYLGVMYENGNAVEQNRQIAAKLYEKACEMGHYISCSELGIMYANGNFISKDYYKAMELFKKACEMGEANGCNYLALMYFIYSEKSGIEQDAIKAKDYFCHACEMGFEDACESCNMLSQKQD from the coding sequence TTGAAAAAGCTAGTTTTGGTTTATATTTTAAGTACTGTTTTAGCGTTTTGCAAAGATTATGAAAACGGTTTGAAAGCATACGAAAAAGGAGATTACAAAAGTGCGGTCATAAGCTTTCAAAAAGCGTGCAATAAAGGAAATATGAACAGCTGTTATACTCTTGGAAATTTATATGTATTAAATCAAGGCGTAAAGCAAGATTATAAAAAAGCCGTAAAATTATTTCAAAAAGCCTGCGATGGCGGAGAAGCAAAAGCTTGCGGATATCTAGGAGTAATGTACGAAAACGGTAACGCAGTAGAGCAAAACCGCCAAATAGCTGCAAAGTTATATGAAAAAGCGTGTGAAATGGGACATTATATCAGTTGTAGCGAGCTTGGGATTATGTATGCAAATGGAAACTTTATATCAAAAGACTACTATAAAGCTATGGAATTATTTAAAAAAGCGTGTGAAATGGGAGAGGCAAACGGATGTAATTATCTAGCGCTAATGTATTTTATCTACTCAGAAAAAAGCGGCATAGAACAAGATGCTATCAAAGCAAAAGACTATTTTTGTCATGCATGCGAAATGGGATTTGAAGATGCTTGTGAGAGCTGCAACATGCTTAGTCAAAAACAAGATTAA
- a CDS encoding cation diffusion facilitator family transporter, with translation MQCVYGHITHKPLEQSYHDHASDHHHAHSHSHSSANTNKKVLKISLFITVAAMIFQFVYALITNSLALMSDTLHMLSHVIALGLSWFAIWAASSFSSEQKTFGYHRLETIAAFINSILIAVFGLFIVYEAIVKLINPEPIEIGTMLIVAAIGLGVNITTGLIMLKGDMGNLNIKSSFAHMMSDLLSSVAIILGGIIVYFTNLWWIDSALALFIAIIIAKWSFSLARDSMNILLEASPIDINAAKNVMLENPLVLDVHDLHISEITHKMYVLTAHIVLNKDNIFKFDEIINDLSLSLKNRLEIGHITIQPEWRES, from the coding sequence ATGCAATGCGTATATGGACATATAACACACAAACCGCTTGAGCAGAGTTATCACGATCACGCAAGTGACCACCATCACGCACATTCACACTCTCACTCATCGGCAAATACAAATAAAAAAGTTCTCAAAATCAGCCTTTTTATAACAGTTGCCGCTATGATATTTCAATTTGTATATGCGCTAATCACAAACTCTTTAGCGCTTATGAGCGATACTTTGCATATGCTATCGCACGTAATAGCTTTGGGGCTTAGTTGGTTTGCCATATGGGCTGCTTCTAGCTTTAGCAGTGAGCAAAAAACATTTGGATACCACAGACTTGAGACGATAGCGGCTTTTATAAACTCGATTTTGATAGCTGTTTTTGGTCTATTTATAGTGTATGAAGCCATTGTTAAGCTCATAAATCCAGAACCGATCGAGATAGGTACAATGCTTATAGTGGCTGCGATAGGTCTAGGAGTAAATATCACGACTGGATTAATAATGCTAAAAGGGGATATGGGTAATTTAAATATCAAATCAAGTTTTGCTCATATGATGAGCGATTTATTAAGTTCTGTAGCTATAATTTTAGGCGGCATAATAGTATATTTTACAAATTTATGGTGGATAGACAGTGCTTTGGCTCTATTTATCGCTATCATAATAGCTAAATGGTCATTTTCTCTAGCAAGAGACAGTATGAACATACTATTAGAAGCATCTCCTATAGATATAAACGCAGCAAAAAACGTTATGCTAGAAAACCCTTTAGTTTTAGACGTGCATGACTTACATATAAGTGAAATAACTCATAAAATGTACGTTTTGACTGCTCATATAGTTCTTAACAAGGATAATATTTTTAAATTTGATGAAATAATCAACGATCTATCTCTTAGTTTAAAAAATAGACTCGAAATAGGTCACATAACTATCCAACCCGAGTGGCGGGAGAGTTAG
- a CDS encoding multidrug effflux MFS transporter, with translation MQNYTKIHGFSKFKIIFILALMSAIAPLSTDMYLPALKSVQESFNTSEFLTQLSIATFFIAFAFGQLIYGPLSDIFGRKKPLIVGIVIFMFSSLGCVLVDNVELFIVFRFLEALGGCAGVVIARAVVNDLFELKEAGAVFALMMVVSSLAPMLSPTFGSLLLKIFSWQSIFVTLFLLGVLLIFLVVFVLKESASISNKVKFSQKEIIKNYAFVLKDRPFLVYIFSSGFAMGAIFAYITGSSFVFIKSFGLSEQTYGFLFGLNSLGFIIAANINAKLVLNYSPYVLLPKAFFAMLTFGAALIFCSFLGFYAFEISLFFIISMLGFIMPNTTTLAMARFRDHSGTASALLGTLQFAIAGLVSFIVGFVQANTPFLLSVMIFGCIFLAFFTYFFIGKMVLKDE, from the coding sequence ATGCAAAATTATACGAAAATCCATGGATTTTCTAAATTTAAAATTATTTTTATCTTGGCTCTTATGTCAGCTATAGCACCACTTTCTACCGATATGTATCTTCCTGCTTTAAAGAGTGTTCAAGAAAGTTTTAACACAAGCGAGTTTCTTACTCAGTTATCTATCGCTACTTTTTTCATAGCTTTTGCATTTGGACAGTTGATATATGGACCATTAAGTGATATTTTCGGTCGTAAAAAACCTCTTATTGTCGGTATAGTGATTTTTATGTTCTCAAGTTTAGGATGTGTTTTAGTCGATAATGTAGAACTTTTCATCGTATTTCGCTTTTTAGAAGCTCTTGGAGGTTGCGCCGGAGTTGTTATAGCTAGGGCCGTGGTAAATGATCTATTTGAATTAAAAGAAGCCGGAGCCGTATTTGCTTTAATGATGGTAGTTTCTAGTTTAGCTCCTATGCTCTCTCCAACTTTTGGTAGTTTGCTTTTAAAGATTTTTTCGTGGCAAAGTATATTTGTAACTCTATTTTTATTAGGAGTTTTGCTCATATTTTTAGTTGTTTTTGTACTTAAAGAGAGTGCGTCCATATCAAATAAAGTTAAATTTTCACAAAAAGAGATTATAAAAAATTACGCTTTTGTACTAAAAGATAGACCGTTTTTAGTCTATATATTTTCATCCGGATTTGCTATGGGTGCGATTTTCGCTTATATTACCGGCTCTTCTTTTGTATTTATAAAAAGCTTTGGGCTTTCTGAGCAGACTTATGGGTTTTTATTTGGGTTAAACTCGCTTGGTTTTATAATCGCTGCAAATATCAATGCAAAATTAGTTCTAAATTATTCTCCTTATGTTTTGCTTCCGAAGGCATTTTTTGCTATGCTTACTTTTGGTGCAGCTCTGATATTTTGCTCATTTTTAGGCTTTTATGCGTTTGAAATATCTCTATTTTTTATCATTTCTATGCTTGGTTTTATTATGCCTAACACAACTACTTTAGCGATGGCTAGATTTAGAGATCACTCCGGTACAGCTTCTGCTTTACTTGGCACATTACAGTTTGCTATAGCCGGACTGGTATCTTTTATAGTTGGATTTGTTCAAGCAAATACACCGTTTTTACTTTCTGTAATGATATTTGGATGTATATTTTTAGCTTTTTTTACCTATTTTTTTATTGGAAAGATGGTTTTAAAAGATGAGTAA
- a CDS encoding DUF475 domain-containing protein → MKYFYSSFIITILGLLLAYFIGGFLAVYICFLLGILEVSLSFDNAVVNAKILSGMNKKWQDRFIIFGIPIAVFGMRFLFPILIVSVAANLGMWETFSLALNDPDAYHNALSANKNQIYIFGGAFLLMVFLSFFFEEKDVKWIRFIEDNYLVHILSKTNSIALFIAILTGMIIVFLTQNTSYALSYFGAVLLHMALSLFDDIFSANGVKSGFMGFLYLEVLDASFSFDGVIGAFAMSENIFIIMIGLGIGAMFVRSLTIYMVHKKTLESFIYLEHGAHYAILALAIIMFINVFHEVGEAITGTIGFGLIVIAFLSSIYKNKKITNG, encoded by the coding sequence ATGAAATACTTTTACTCATCATTTATTATTACGATTTTAGGTCTTTTGCTTGCATATTTTATCGGTGGTTTTTTAGCGGTTTATATCTGTTTTTTGCTTGGAATTTTAGAAGTTAGTCTTAGCTTTGATAATGCTGTTGTCAATGCTAAAATACTATCTGGAATGAACAAAAAATGGCAAGATAGATTTATAATTTTCGGTATTCCGATCGCTGTTTTCGGAATGAGATTTTTATTTCCTATCCTTATAGTTTCAGTCGCGGCAAATCTTGGAATGTGGGAAACATTCTCTTTAGCTTTAAACGATCCTGATGCTTATCACAACGCATTAAGTGCGAACAAAAATCAAATTTATATATTTGGCGGTGCGTTTTTGTTAATGGTGTTTTTGTCGTTTTTCTTTGAGGAAAAAGATGTAAAATGGATAAGATTTATAGAAGATAACTACCTTGTGCACATACTTTCTAAAACAAATTCTATAGCGCTTTTTATAGCGATACTAACAGGCATGATCATCGTATTTTTAACACAAAATACTAGTTACGCACTATCGTATTTCGGTGCCGTGCTTTTGCATATGGCGTTATCTTTGTTTGATGATATTTTTAGTGCAAATGGCGTTAAAAGCGGTTTCATGGGATTCTTATACTTAGAGGTTTTGGATGCTAGCTTTAGTTTCGATGGAGTTATCGGCGCATTTGCGATGAGTGAAAATATCTTTATTATTATGATAGGTCTTGGAATCGGAGCTATGTTTGTAAGAAGCTTAACAATTTATATGGTACATAAAAAAACTCTTGAAAGTTTCATCTATCTTGAACACGGAGCGCATTACGCCATTTTGGCGCTAGCTATCATAATGTTTATAAATGTTTTTCATGAAGTCGGCGAGGCGATAACAGGAACCATAGGATTTGGACTTATAGTAATTGCGTTTTTAAGCTCTATTTATAAAAATAAAAAGATAACAAATGGCTAA
- a CDS encoding ribonuclease HII, whose translation MAKICGIDEAGRGALAGELVVAGCVFKPKFKKEIIKLGLSDSKKLTEQKREEIFLNLEKMSDYLVVYFRNTIVDKIGLSDCLRRALNVIKMHFNECDFIYDGNCDYGVKNIKTIIKADSSVPQVSAASIIAKVSRDRQMRRFDKIYPDFGYAKHKGYGVKAHIEALKQHGSNELTRLSFHLKALEKSLF comes from the coding sequence ATGGCTAAAATTTGCGGCATAGATGAAGCTGGACGCGGAGCGTTGGCAGGTGAATTAGTTGTAGCTGGATGCGTGTTTAAGCCTAAATTTAAAAAAGAAATTATTAAACTTGGACTTAGCGATTCAAAAAAATTAACCGAACAAAAAAGAGAGGAAATTTTTTTAAATTTAGAAAAAATGAGCGATTATTTAGTAGTTTATTTTAGGAATACTATAGTTGATAAAATCGGACTTAGCGACTGCTTAAGGCGTGCTTTAAACGTGATAAAAATGCATTTTAACGAGTGTGATTTTATCTATGATGGAAACTGCGATTACGGTGTTAAAAATATAAAAACTATCATAAAAGCCGATTCAAGCGTCCCTCAAGTAAGTGCAGCTAGTATAATAGCAAAAGTTAGCAGAGATAGACAAATGAGACGTTTTGATAAAATTTATCCAGATTTTGGATATGCAAAACATAAAGGATACGGCGTAAAAGCACATATAGAAGCTTTAAAACAACATGGCTCAAACGAACTAACAAGACTTAGTTTTCATCTAAAAGCGCTTGAGAAATCGCTATTTTAG
- a CDS encoding ATP-binding protein: MDILEYFYQNPPKNPKFIDRKTYFNGNKIILQGAINSGKTALLIQYLEEFGQDFLYLNLEDIRVDFIPNLNEFIKDKKIKAIGFDGVKNDFYTPCKCDNIIISTTSNSFFIDKFTKVKLNGLDYEEFIAFYRKNYEAKTLFSHFLARGNGAKSAFLQDFEVSEFLQMKIKAYLGEQKAKILSKIAAYVHQPFNTHKIYKDLKETTKISKDNIYRILSEFENENLINFVHHIDEKSSLKRVYFSDFGFKNALGYEKDPKKTVANMVFCELLKLENELFFSDEIDFFIPKKNLAILVIPFLPPEFIFLKFKKSINYYKNLGITKVEVISNSNNSNIAFEGIRCSVMPFWQWAVAL; encoded by the coding sequence ATGGATATTTTAGAATATTTCTATCAAAATCCGCCAAAAAATCCAAAATTTATAGATAGAAAAACGTATTTTAACGGTAATAAAATTATTTTACAAGGAGCTATAAATAGCGGTAAAACAGCACTTTTAATACAGTATTTAGAGGAGTTCGGACAAGATTTTTTATATTTGAACTTAGAAGATATTAGAGTTGATTTCATCCCTAATTTAAATGAGTTTATAAAAGATAAAAAGATAAAAGCTATAGGATTCGATGGAGTAAAAAACGACTTTTATACTCCTTGCAAATGCGACAACATCATTATTTCAACCACTTCAAACTCGTTTTTTATAGATAAATTTACAAAAGTTAAATTAAATGGACTTGACTATGAAGAGTTTATAGCATTTTATAGAAAAAATTACGAAGCAAAAACTCTATTTAGTCATTTTTTAGCTCGGGGAAACGGCGCTAAAAGTGCATTTTTGCAAGATTTTGAAGTGAGTGAATTTCTGCAAATGAAAATCAAAGCTTATCTTGGCGAACAAAAAGCGAAAATACTCTCAAAAATCGCCGCTTACGTACATCAGCCATTTAATACTCATAAAATTTATAAAGATTTAAAAGAGACTACAAAGATATCAAAAGATAATATTTACCGTATTTTAAGCGAATTTGAGAACGAAAATCTAATAAATTTCGTACATCACATAGATGAAAAAAGCAGTCTTAAGAGAGTTTATTTTAGCGATTTTGGATTTAAGAATGCTCTTGGTTATGAAAAAGATCCAAAAAAAACAGTTGCTAATATGGTTTTTTGTGAGCTTTTAAAACTAGAAAATGAACTATTTTTTAGCGATGAGATAGATTTTTTCATTCCTAAAAAAAATTTAGCGATTTTAGTAATTCCGTTTTTACCGCCAGAATTTATATTTCTTAAATTTAAAAAATCTATAAATTACTATAAAAATTTAGGGATCACAAAAGTCGAAGTCATAAGCAATTCAAATAACTCGAACATTGCTTTTGAAGGAATCAGATGCTCCGTTATGCCATTTTGGCAATGGGCAGTAGCTCTATAA
- the typA gene encoding translational GTPase TypA, which produces MEKIRNIAVIAHVDHGKTTMVDELLKQSGTFTEHQAVGERVMDSNDIERERGITILSKNTAIRYKDHKINIIDTPGHADFGGEVERVLKMVDGVLLLVDAQEGVMPQTKFVVKKALSLGLRPIVVINKIDKPAADPDRVINEIFDLFVALDATDEQLEFPVVYAAAKNGYAKLKLDDENVDMKPLFETILAHVPEPTGKDDNPLQLQVFTLDYDNYVGKIGIARIFNGKISKNQNVMLAKADGTKTTGRISKLIGFFGLDRMDINEAGTGDIVAIAGFETLDVGDSVVDPNNPMPLDPLHIEEPTLSVVFSVNDSPLAGTEGKFVTSNKIDERLESEMKTNIAMKYENIGEGKFKVSGRGELQITILAENMRREGFEFCLGRPEVIIKVIDGVRCEPYELLVIDSPDDCTGTVIEKLGKRKAEMVSMNPTGDGQTRIEFEIPARGLIGFRSQFLTDTKGEGVMNHSFLEFRPLSGSVEHRSNGALVSMESGVALAYSLFNLQDRGILFCDPQTKVYVGMIIGEHSRPNDLDVNPIKGKNLTNVRASGSDDAIKLVPPRKHSLERALEWIEEDELVEVTPISIRIRKRYLDPTMRKRMAKSKE; this is translated from the coding sequence TTGGAAAAGATAAGAAATATTGCAGTTATCGCCCACGTTGACCACGGTAAAACTACTATGGTCGATGAACTCCTAAAACAATCAGGAACTTTTACCGAGCATCAAGCAGTAGGTGAGAGGGTGATGGATAGCAATGATATTGAGCGTGAGCGTGGAATTACAATTCTTAGTAAAAATACAGCGATTCGTTATAAAGATCATAAAATAAACATTATAGATACTCCAGGACACGCCGATTTCGGCGGTGAAGTTGAGCGTGTTTTAAAGATGGTAGATGGTGTTTTGCTTCTTGTAGATGCACAAGAAGGCGTTATGCCTCAAACTAAATTCGTCGTAAAAAAAGCTCTTAGCTTAGGTCTTCGTCCGATAGTCGTTATAAACAAAATCGACAAACCAGCAGCAGATCCAGACAGGGTTATAAACGAAATTTTCGATCTATTCGTCGCACTTGACGCGACTGATGAACAGCTGGAATTTCCGGTAGTTTACGCCGCTGCTAAAAACGGTTACGCAAAGCTTAAACTTGATGATGAAAACGTAGATATGAAACCGCTTTTTGAGACTATCTTAGCTCATGTTCCAGAGCCAACTGGAAAAGACGACAATCCTCTTCAACTCCAAGTTTTTACTCTAGATTACGATAATTACGTCGGCAAGATCGGCATCGCTCGTATATTTAACGGTAAAATCAGTAAAAATCAAAACGTTATGCTAGCAAAGGCTGATGGTACAAAAACAACTGGACGCATAAGCAAACTTATCGGATTTTTCGGACTTGATAGAATGGATATAAACGAAGCAGGAACCGGTGATATCGTGGCTATCGCGGGATTTGAGACGCTTGATGTGGGCGATAGCGTTGTCGATCCAAATAATCCTATGCCGCTTGACCCGCTCCATATCGAAGAGCCGACACTTAGCGTCGTATTTAGCGTAAATGACTCTCCATTAGCCGGAACAGAAGGCAAATTCGTCACTTCAAATAAGATAGATGAGCGCTTAGAGAGCGAAATGAAGACAAATATCGCTATGAAATACGAAAATATAGGCGAGGGTAAATTTAAAGTAAGCGGTCGTGGTGAATTGCAGATCACTATTTTGGCTGAAAATATGCGTAGAGAAGGCTTTGAGTTCTGTCTTGGTAGACCTGAAGTTATCATAAAAGTTATAGACGGCGTAAGATGTGAACCTTATGAACTTCTTGTTATCGACTCCCCAGATGATTGTACTGGAACCGTTATCGAAAAATTAGGCAAAAGAAAAGCCGAAATGGTAAGTATGAATCCAACTGGAGACGGACAAACTAGAATCGAGTTTGAGATACCTGCGCGCGGCCTTATCGGCTTTAGAAGCCAGTTCTTAACTGATACCAAAGGCGAGGGTGTTATGAACCATAGCTTTTTGGAATTCCGTCCATTAAGCGGTTCGGTAGAACATAGAAGTAACGGCGCTTTAGTTAGTATGGAAAGCGGCGTGGCTTTGGCGTATTCGCTATTTAATTTGCAAGATAGAGGTATTTTATTTTGCGATCCTCAAACCAAAGTTTATGTTGGCATGATCATCGGTGAACATAGTCGTCCAAATGATCTTGACGTCAATCCTATAAAAGGTAAAAACTTAACAAACGTACGCGCAAGCGGAAGTGATGACGCTATAAAACTAGTTCCGCCGCGCAAACATAGCTTAGAGCGCGCTCTTGAGTGGATAGAAGAAGACGAACTTGTAGAAGTAACTCCTATAAGTATCCGTATCCGCAAACGCTACCTTGATCCAACCATGAGAAAAAGAATGGCGAAATCTAAAGAATAA
- a CDS encoding ABC transporter ATP-binding protein: MLKISHLSKKFGNNTVLKDINLSLNSGEILTILGGSGCGKSTLLRIIANLETADGGDIELLGDEVCKNGVCSKNKKVGMMFQNYALFPHINVSENIAFALHALPKYQRNQKVLELLDKFHISELKDKMIDKISGGQAQRVAFARAVANEERLLLLDEPFANLDSHLKNMLRNELKAMIKENSLSAIMVTHDKFDAFLLSDKIALISRGEVLACATPRELYFEPKTAEIAKFLGDINEITADAALSLPDKFKNWLEAKNFMFRPEEIISSNEFEAKVISSQFLGANYKLELDFMGVRFHTFVSSIYDINSSFKFGLA; the protein is encoded by the coding sequence ATACTAAAAATTAGCCATTTGAGTAAAAAATTCGGAAATAACACTGTTTTAAAAGATATAAATCTTAGTTTAAACTCAGGCGAGATACTGACTATTTTAGGCGGTAGCGGATGCGGTAAATCAACTCTTCTTAGAATAATAGCAAATTTAGAAACCGCAGACGGCGGAGATATCGAGCTTTTAGGTGATGAGGTATGTAAAAATGGAGTATGCAGTAAAAATAAAAAAGTAGGTATGATGTTTCAAAACTATGCTTTGTTTCCGCATATAAACGTATCTGAAAATATCGCTTTTGCGCTTCACGCTTTACCAAAATATCAGAGAAATCAAAAAGTTTTAGAGTTGCTAGATAAGTTTCACATAAGCGAGTTAAAAGATAAAATGATAGATAAAATCAGCGGCGGTCAAGCTCAAAGAGTAGCTTTTGCAAGAGCCGTGGCAAATGAGGAGCGGCTTTTGCTTTTAGACGAACCATTTGCAAATTTAGATTCACATTTAAAAAATATGCTTAGAAATGAGCTAAAAGCTATGATAAAAGAGAATTCGTTAAGCGCTATAATGGTCACTCACGATAAATTTGACGCGTTTTTGCTAAGCGATAAGATAGCTCTCATATCAAGAGGTGAAGTTTTGGCTTGCGCAACGCCAAGAGAACTTTATTTCGAGCCAAAAACGGCTGAAATAGCTAAGTTTTTAGGCGATATAAACGAGATAACCGCAGACGCTGCTTTAAGTTTGCCAGATAAATTTAAAAACTGGTTAGAGGCAAAAAATTTTATGTTTAGACCAGAAGAGATAATAAGCTCAAATGAGTTTGAAGCTAAAGTTATAAGCTCACAGTTTTTAGGTGCGAATTATAAACTTGAGCTTGATTTTATGGGAGTTAGATTTCATACTTTTGTAAGTTCGATCTATGATATAAATAGTAGTTTTAAATTTGGTTTAGCTTAA